The Streptomyces sp. NBC_00224 genome has a window encoding:
- a CDS encoding ATP-binding protein, with protein sequence MVVEPDVPPGRPGRLKVFLGAAPGVGKTYRMLDEARRRVERGTDVVVAYAECHKRRHTLDKLDGLEILPRTRRIYRGGEFEEMDLDAVLERRPQVALVDEFAHSNVPGGRNAKRWQDIEELLAAGIDVVTAVNVQHLESLKDVVEKITRVPQQETVPDDVVRRAHQIELVDMPAEALRRRMAHGNIYAPEKVDAALANYFRVGNLTALRELALRWVADQVDEALQKYRSEHGIGGVWETRERVVVALTGGPEGETIIRRAARIADRSVGGDLLAVHIARSDGLAAGSSSAALARQRTLVESLGGSYHSVVGDDIPTALIEFARAENATQLVLGTSSRGRLERFVTGRGRGETVVGLSGDIDVHMVTHERAGRGRLLPSRRRTLSTARLIAGPVSGLVLPVLLTLLLDHTRGSLNLTSEALLFLLAVVGVACVGGVVSAVVASVSASLLLNYWFIPPIGAFTTTLNSVLATVVFAVVAGIVAAVVDRSLRLSRRSARATAEAETLSSLAGSIVRGDRAIPALLERTRETFGMDSAELTEQPVVDDGSVVQVPVGEQAHLVLRGRTLPSSERKVLTAFAAHVTVAVERARLAEAAAEVEPVKAADRMRTALLAAVSHDLRTPLAAGWAAIASLRSRDVDFSDEDRDELLATADESMARLSRLIDNLLDMSRLQAGALNLSLRATALEEVLPTALESLPPDGPLIDIQHLDAVPAVLADPPLLERVVANLLSNAARHTPPGETVLLTASTLADRVEVRVIDRGPGMPAEDRERAFVPFQRLGDTDNTTGVGLGLALSRGLTEAMAGTLTPEDTPGGGLTMVLSLPVADLREPTGSNTGSVPDA encoded by the coding sequence GTGGTGGTCGAGCCGGATGTCCCGCCCGGAAGGCCGGGTCGACTGAAGGTCTTTCTCGGGGCCGCCCCCGGGGTGGGCAAGACCTACCGGATGCTCGACGAGGCCCGGCGCAGGGTCGAGCGCGGAACCGATGTGGTCGTGGCCTATGCCGAATGCCACAAGCGACGGCACACCCTCGACAAGCTCGACGGCCTGGAGATCCTGCCCCGTACCCGGCGGATCTACCGGGGCGGGGAGTTCGAGGAGATGGACCTCGACGCCGTCCTTGAGCGCAGACCGCAGGTGGCGCTCGTCGACGAGTTCGCGCACTCCAACGTTCCCGGCGGACGCAACGCCAAGCGCTGGCAGGACATCGAGGAGCTGCTGGCCGCCGGGATCGACGTGGTCACCGCGGTGAACGTGCAGCACCTCGAATCCCTCAAAGACGTGGTCGAGAAGATCACCAGGGTGCCGCAGCAGGAGACCGTCCCCGACGACGTGGTGCGCCGCGCGCACCAGATCGAGCTGGTGGACATGCCCGCCGAGGCGCTGCGCCGCCGGATGGCGCACGGCAACATCTACGCCCCGGAAAAGGTCGACGCGGCGCTCGCCAACTACTTCCGGGTGGGGAACCTGACCGCGCTGCGCGAGCTGGCTCTGCGCTGGGTGGCCGACCAGGTGGACGAGGCGCTGCAGAAGTACCGCTCCGAGCACGGCATCGGTGGTGTGTGGGAGACCCGGGAGCGGGTCGTGGTCGCGCTGACCGGGGGACCCGAAGGCGAGACGATCATCCGCCGGGCGGCCAGGATCGCGGACCGGTCGGTCGGCGGTGATCTGCTGGCGGTGCACATAGCGCGCAGCGACGGGCTCGCCGCCGGGTCCTCATCTGCCGCCCTCGCCCGTCAACGGACCCTGGTGGAGAGCCTGGGCGGCAGCTACCACTCGGTGGTCGGCGACGACATACCCACCGCGCTGATCGAGTTCGCGCGCGCGGAGAACGCCACCCAGCTCGTGCTCGGCACCAGCAGCCGCGGCCGCCTGGAGCGCTTCGTGACCGGGCGTGGCAGGGGAGAGACCGTCGTCGGGCTCTCCGGGGACATCGACGTCCACATGGTCACCCACGAACGGGCGGGCAGGGGGCGGCTGTTGCCGTCCCGGCGGCGCACCCTGTCCACGGCCCGGCTCATCGCGGGCCCGGTCTCCGGCCTTGTCCTGCCGGTCCTCCTCACTCTCCTGCTCGATCACACCCGGGGCAGCCTCAACCTCACCAGTGAAGCTCTGCTCTTCCTGCTCGCGGTCGTCGGCGTCGCCTGCGTCGGGGGAGTGGTGTCCGCGGTGGTCGCCTCCGTGAGCGCCTCGCTGCTGCTCAACTACTGGTTCATCCCGCCGATCGGCGCGTTCACCACCACGCTCAACAGCGTGCTCGCCACCGTGGTCTTCGCCGTGGTCGCGGGGATCGTGGCGGCCGTGGTGGACCGCTCGCTGAGACTCTCGCGCCGCTCGGCCCGGGCCACCGCCGAGGCCGAGACACTGTCCTCCCTGGCCGGGTCGATCGTTCGGGGCGACCGGGCCATCCCCGCCCTCCTGGAACGTACGCGCGAAACCTTCGGCATGGACTCCGCGGAACTCACCGAGCAGCCCGTGGTGGACGACGGCAGCGTCGTCCAGGTGCCGGTCGGCGAGCAGGCGCACCTCGTGCTGCGCGGTCGCACCCTGCCGTCCTCCGAACGCAAGGTCCTCACCGCGTTCGCCGCGCACGTCACCGTCGCCGTCGAACGGGCCCGGCTGGCCGAGGCGGCCGCCGAGGTGGAACCGGTCAAGGCCGCCGACCGGATGCGCACCGCACTGCTCGCCGCCGTCAGCCACGACCTGCGCACCCCGCTCGCCGCGGGCTGGGCCGCCATCGCCTCCCTGCGCAGCCGCGACGTCGACTTCAGCGACGAGGACCGCGACGAGCTCCTCGCCACCGCTGACGAGTCGATGGCCCGCCTCAGCCGACTCATCGACAACCTCCTGGACATGAGCCGCCTCCAGGCCGGGGCACTGAACCTGAGCCTGCGCGCCACAGCCCTGGAAGAGGTGCTCCCGACCGCCCTGGAATCATTGCCGCCCGACGGCCCCCTCATCGACATCCAGCACCTCGACGCCGTCCCGGCCGTCCTGGCCGACCCTCCGCTCCTTGAGCGGGTGGTCGCCAACCTCCTCAGCAACGCCGCCCGCCACACCCCGCCCGGCGAGACGGTGCTGCTCACGGCCAGCACCCTCGCCGACCGGGTCGAAGTCCGTGTCATCGACCGGGGCCCCGGGATGCCCGCCGAGGACAGGGAGCGGGCCTTCGTACCGTTCCAGCGCCTGGGCGACACCGACAACACGACGGGGGTGGGACTCGGCCTCGCACTCTCCCGCGGCCTCACCGAGGCGATGGCCGGCACGCTCACACCCGAGGACACTCCGGGCGGCGGTCTGACCATGGTCCTGTCCCTGCCCGTCGCCGATCTACGGGAGCCCACCGGGTCCAACACCGGGAGCGTCCCGGACGCGTGA
- the kdpF gene encoding K(+)-transporting ATPase subunit F, translating into MSVENIVGLCVAASLLGYLVFALIFPDRF; encoded by the coding sequence GTGAGCGTCGAGAACATCGTCGGACTGTGTGTCGCCGCAAGCCTGCTCGGCTATCTGGTCTTCGCGCTGATCTTCCCGGACCGGTTCTGA
- a CDS encoding GNAT family N-acetyltransferase → MLELPIHQLPSYARWFPRASAGAAALAEHALATQVGRLWVDRADRPHMVAVACASHVLLRGDPGAVTPATLAPLAGRYVQAPAQFVPLLGASFDRAVPWERMVYIRREKPEAPRPPHGVTVRRMGAADAQALASLDADSSWIHASWGGPGGLAASGHAWGAFHKDRLLAVACTYFLGSRYEDIAVVTAPGHRRQQLALSCVVALCTDVSARGRTASWTCSRHNRASRLLAWTAGFRLEREYVHHATGSAAARGITSTRISARTG, encoded by the coding sequence GTGTTGGAGCTGCCAATACACCAACTCCCGTCCTATGCGCGCTGGTTCCCCCGCGCCTCTGCGGGGGCGGCAGCCCTGGCCGAGCACGCTCTCGCAACCCAGGTCGGCCGTCTGTGGGTGGACCGGGCCGACCGACCCCACATGGTCGCCGTCGCCTGCGCGAGCCACGTCCTCCTGCGCGGTGACCCGGGTGCCGTGACTCCCGCCACGCTGGCCCCGCTGGCCGGTCGATACGTGCAGGCTCCGGCCCAGTTCGTGCCGCTGCTCGGCGCCTCCTTCGACCGTGCCGTGCCCTGGGAGCGGATGGTGTACATCCGGCGCGAGAAGCCGGAGGCGCCGCGTCCCCCGCACGGGGTGACCGTGCGGCGTATGGGCGCGGCCGACGCCCAGGCGCTGGCCTCGCTCGATGCCGATTCCTCTTGGATCCACGCCAGTTGGGGCGGCCCCGGCGGGCTCGCCGCCTCCGGGCACGCCTGGGGCGCCTTCCACAAGGACCGCCTTCTCGCGGTCGCCTGTACCTACTTCCTCGGCAGCCGGTACGAGGACATCGCCGTGGTCACCGCCCCCGGCCACCGCCGCCAACAACTCGCCCTCAGCTGCGTCGTCGCCCTCTGCACCGACGTTTCCGCCCGCGGCCGTACCGCCAGCTGGACCTGCTCCCGGCACAACCGGGCCAGCCGCCTGCTCGCGTGGACGGCCGGTTTCCGTCTGGAGCGGGAGTACGTCCACCATGCGACCGGGTCGGCAGCAGCCCGAGGAATCACGAGTACCCGCATTTCCGCGCGGACTGGGTGA